In one window of Balaenoptera musculus isolate JJ_BM4_2016_0621 chromosome 10, mBalMus1.pri.v3, whole genome shotgun sequence DNA:
- the HOXC13 gene encoding homeobox protein Hox-C13, with the protein MTTSLLLHPRWPESLMYVYEDSAAESGSGGGGGGGGGGGAGGAGGGCSGASPGKAPSMDGLGSSCPASHCRDLLPHPVLGRPPAPLGAPQGAVYTDIPAPEAARQCAPPPAPPTSSSATLGYGYPFGGSYYGCRLSHNVNLQQKPCAYHPGDKYPEPSGALPGDDLSSRAKEFAFYPSFASSYQAMPGYLDVSVVPGISGHPEPRHDALIPVEGYQHWALSNGWDSQVYCSKEQSQSAHLWKSPFPDVVPLQPEVNSYRRGRKKRVPYTKVQLKELEKEYAASKFITKEKRRRISATTNLSERQVTIWFQNRRVKEKKVVSKSKAPHLHST; encoded by the exons ATGACGACTTCGCTGCTCCTGCATCCTCGCTGGCCGGAGAGCCTTATGTACGTCTATGAGGACAGCGCGGCGGagagcggcagcggcggcggcggcggcggcgggggaggcggcggcgcgggcggcgcggGGGGTGGCTGCAGCGGAGCGAGCCCCGGCAAAGCCCCGAGCATGGACGGGCTGGGCAGCAGCTGCCCGGCCAGCCACTGCCGCGACCTGCTTCCGCACCCCGTGCTGGGCCGCCCGCCGGCTCCCCTGGGCGCCCCTCAGGGCGCCGTCTACACGGACATTCCGGCCCCGGAGGCGGCGCGCCAATGCGCCCCGCCGCCGGCGCCCCCCACCTCGTCCAGCGCCACCCTGGGCTACGGCTACCCTTTCGGTGGCAGCTACTACGGCTGCCGCCTGTCGCACAACGTGAACCTGCAGCAAAAGCCTTGCGCCTACCACCCGGGCGATAAGTACCCCGAGCCGTCGGGCGCCCTGCCGGGTGACGACCTGTCCTCCAGGGCCAAGGAGTTCGCCTTCTATCCCAGCTTCGCCAGCTCCTACCAGGCGATGCCCGGCTACCTGGACGTGTCTGTGGTGCCTGGGATCAGCGGGCACCCGGAGCCGCGTCACGACGCGCTCATCCCCGTCGAAGGCTACCAGCACTGGGCTCTCTCCAACGGCTGGGACAGTCAGGTGTACTGCTCCAAGGAGCAGTCGCAGTCCGCCCACCTCTGGAAGTCTCCCTTTCCAG aCGTGGTCCCCCTACAGCCCGAGGTCAACAGCTACCGGCGCGGGCGCAAGAAACGCGTGCCCTACACCAAGGTGCAGCTGAAGGAGCTAGAGAAGGAGTATGCGGCCAGCAAGTTCATCACCAAAGAGAAGCGCCGGCGCATCTCGGCTACCACGAACCTCTCGGAGCGCCAGGTCACCATCTGGTTCCAGAACCGGCGGGTCAAAGAGAAGAAGGTGGTCAGCAAATCAAAAGCGCCTCATCTTCACTCTACCTGA